From Methylovorus glucosotrophus:
CGCAGGCAACTGCTGATGCGGGCAAGCCATTATCTGAAGCAGCCCGTCATCAGGCCCTGCCGCAGACACCGATATTTGCCCCCAAGCCCGGCCCACGCCACATGCCCAAGGGTCCACGTAACGGCAGTGGCGGCGGAGGTGGCCGCGGCCGATGAAGATATGGGTAGACGCCGACGCCTGCCCGGTCGTCATCAAGGAAATACTTTACCGGGCGGCGGAACGCTGCCGCCTGCCCACGGTGTTTGTTGCCAACAAGCTGCTGCGCTTGCCGCCCTCCCCCTATCTGCAAGCTATGCAGGTGCCGGGCGGGTTTGATGTGGCGGACAATGAAATTGTAGAAAAGCTGGAAGCGGGCGATCTGGTCATCACGGCCGATATTCCGCTGGCGGCCGCGGTGATCGCCAAGGATGGGCATGCGCTCAACCCGCGCGGTGAAATGTACGACAAGGCCAATATCCACGAGCGGCTCAGCATGCGCAATCTCATGGAAACCCTGCGTAGCAGCGGCGTGGAACTCTCGGGCCCTGCCACACTCAACCAGCAGGACAGGCAAGCCTTTGCCGCTTCGCTGGATCGTTTTCTGGCGCGCCTGCCGCGCTCTGGAACTTCACCTGAGGAATCATGACATGCTTCATAGACTGTTTGTAATTGCACTGCTCAGCCTGCTGACCGCGTGTATGGGCGTGCCACCTGGCGCCGAACCTGTTACCAAGGTAGACGCCCAACGTTATCTGGGAAAATGGTATGAAATCGCCCGCCTCGACCACAGCTTCGAGCGTGGCCTGGAGCAGGTATCTGCCAACTACTCTCCGCGTGAAGATGGCGGCATCAAGGTGATCAACCGTGGCTATGACCCGGAAAAGGCCAAATGGCAGGAAGCCGAAGGCAAAGCCTATTTTCTGAAACCTGCGGATGCGGATGGGCGCTACCCCGGCATGCTGAAAGTGTCTTTTTTCGGGCCATTTTACGGGGCTTATAACATTCTGGTGCTGGATCCCGACTATCAGCATGTACTGGTCAGCGGGCCGGATACGTCTTATCTCTGGATACTGTCCCGCACGCCGCAACTCCCGCAAAAAACACTGGAGCCCCTGCTGGCAAAAGCCAAAAGCCTGGGCTTTGCCACCGACAAGTTGATATATCCGCGTCAGCCGGAGAAGCCATAAGCATCGAACTACACAAGCAATAAAAAAGCCGGAGCATGCCCCCGGCTTTTTTACGCCTTGCGTTTGAAAGCTAGCGTTTTACGATCAGGCTATTCTTCACGGATATCACACCTGTGGTTTCACTGGCCAGGCGCTCGGCCGTGCTCACTTGTGCCTGCGCATCCACAAAACCGCTGAGTAGCACCACGCCACGATGGGTTTCCACACTGATCTGCAAGCCCTTGAACCCCTCTTCTTTCAGGATCGCCGCCTTGATACTGGCAGTAATCACGCTGTCATCCGCGATACGTTCCACCTCTTTGTTTTGTTCGGCAGATTTGTAATCCATGTATTCCTGCTGATCCAGTGTGCCGCTTTTGTTGAGGTCGGCCTTGGCAAAATGCGTGGTATTGAACAGGGAATCCTTGCCCGCTTCTTTTACGCTGAGCACGCCATCCTTGTTCACATCCAGCTTTTTGAATGCCTCAATCTGGGGATTTTCCGTGATATCGTCGGGCCTGGCCATGGCAGGCAAACTGGCGGCCATGCCTGTGAGCGCCACCGCCATGAGAAGATGTTTCATAAACGCTGTGTTCATACAAACTCCCTTCCATTGCTGATGAATATGCATTCAGTCTACAAGTGCCGCGCGAGCTCAGCCGTCGGCAAGTGCCACTTTTTGATGTCGGCTTCAACCTACAACAGGTTTGTTAACGCCATGCATGTTTGATGCCAGCCCATAAAAAAAGCGCCCCTAGGGCGCTTTTTGCAATTCAACATCAGACCTGTCAGGCAGTGACTTTTCTCACGCGCGTAAACGCATTGTTTTCAGCCTTGGGCTTGAGGTTGAGAATTTCCTTGTCCGGGCTCGCTTGATGCAGGTAGCTGCGATCAAAGTCATCCTGTCTGATGGTATTGGCCTGGGTATGCGGTGTGATGGCAGATTGCTTGATCTCGGGAGCAAACAAGGACACGCTGCCCACGACGGCAAAAAGAATCAGACTGGATGCGGCAAGGTTCACTAGCCAGTGGTATTGGCCCTGATGAAAATTCTGATGTTGGTTCATGATGCGTCTCCCTGAAATCATGTGGTGAATATGGCTTGCCGGGCTCTCGCTTTAGTAACCATTGTTAAGTTGCGATTGTTGGCCCGTGCAAGTGATAAACCAGTAATGGCATTGTAGGAGTTGGTTCCCTTGCTGTCCGTCCGCCGAGTTCCTGAATTAGCGTAGGAAAACACCTACAACACTCTACTAATCGTTGTTAGTGGTAGTTGCAGACCAGCCCGTTGTATACGGCCTTGACGCCCTCCACGGTCACCGCATGGCGATAAGCGCAGGCGATCTGGTCGTAGCTGCCGAGCTGGCCTTTCAATACGACGATGCAGCGCTTGGATTCCACCTCAATATCAAACCCCTTGAAATACGGATCGGCAGACAAGCGTTGCAAGACCGTGTTGCGAATCTGCTCATCCTGCGTCAATACGACAGGAGGCTCCAGCTCACGGGCTTTGGCAATATTGTCCGGCATGCGGGCTGGGGGCGAGAGGGTGAAGCTATCAGCAATGTAATCTGACATCGTGAATTCGGCGGACAAGTCATCCATGATTAGCTCTCTTTCTGTTCAAACTTGAGGAAGGACGCCGGTCTTGCCGGGCGGCCTTCGCAGAGGGTTAACGAAGTAAGGGCATGATAATCAAGGCTTATGCAAGCAGCAGTCGGCAGCATGCTGATTGTCGTGTCAGTCAGTTCCGACGCGCATATGGGAGAAACTCACAAGCGGAGTTCAGCTGCGTTAACAGGCGTAATCTGGATGGTTTAAGGGAAATAAAAGGTGAAGAAGAACAACGAAGGAGTATGGCATCTGCAAACATTCATGCCTGCAGACCATGGTCTATCAGATGAGGATGACACCCGTGCTGGGTGGCAATTCTGCCGGTGCTTCCTGAGGCGTATGCTCGGTAGGCAGCTCGACAGCATGATGTGTTTCAGGGGAGGCAGCTTCCGCATTCAGGTGAGGTTGTTTGATAAACCAGCCCACCATGATGACGCTGGAACTGAAAGCAAAAATGATGACACTGAGGGCGGCCATGTTGATGAGCCGCTCGTGTTTTCTCACCTGTTTCATGTCGAATCGTATGCTATTCATGATGCATGGCAATGTGCGTCAAGCATGACGGAGTTGGCAGCCGTTTTGTACCGAGCGCACGCCCGCCACGCCACGCGCGATTGCCATCGCCTCGGCAATATCACCATAGGAAGCAATCTTGCCGCTCAGGTACACCACACCATGGCGTGTTGCCACGCCTATGGTGAGGCCGAGCAAACCCGCCTCTCGCAGCAGGCTGGTTTTTACGCGTAATGTCGTCATCATATCGCCCAGCATGCTAGAGAGGTTCATGATTTAGCCCTTTACAATCAGACTGTTGTGTACGGATTTAACACCTTCGGTACCGGCAGCAATTTCCTTGGCGCGGTCAATCTGGGCTTTGTTTTCAACAAAACCGCTTAATTGCACGACGCCATTGTGTGTTTCCACGGAAATTTCCAGACCCTTGAAACCTTCATCCTTCAGGATGTTGGCTTTGATCTTGCTGGTGATCACGCTGTCGTTGATAACGCGCTTGGCATTCTTCTGCTGGTCTTTCGACTTGTATTCAGAGTATTCCTTTTGATCCAGCGTTCCATCGCCATCCACATCGGCTGCCTTGAAGTGTTTTTTGGTGAACAGCTTGTCCTTGGAGGCTTCTGCTGGTGTCAGCAGGTCATTGCTGTTGGTATCCAGGTTGCGAAATTCGGTGGCCAGAGGGGTCTGGTCTATGGTGTCTGCGGTGCCAAAGGCAAATGCAGCGGTACTACCAAAACCTACACCAGCGATCAGCGCCAGTGTTGCGATATGGGATGTGCGGATTTTTTTCATGATTTCTCCTTGTTCTTGTCCGGCATCGAAACGAGCCGGAGACAATTTGCCAGCAGGAGCTCTACTGGCATTGGAGGCATGCTACGGGATGCGCGACCTGACAAACAGTCAGCGCTATTCTGTAATTGATGTCAGATGAAGACTACAACTGGAAAGGCCGGATTGGCGGGCCTGTGCGCGATTCAAGGCAAATGGAAAGGCTGATTAGGCCTGATTGATATCCAGAGGGACCAAGGCACGGGTCAGCATGCCATGACC
This genomic window contains:
- a CDS encoding YaiI/YqxD family protein, yielding MKIWVDADACPVVIKEILYRAAERCRLPTVFVANKLLRLPPSPYLQAMQVPGGFDVADNEIVEKLEAGDLVITADIPLAAAVIAKDGHALNPRGEMYDKANIHERLSMRNLMETLRSSGVELSGPATLNQQDRQAFAASLDRFLARLPRSGTSPEES
- a CDS encoding lipocalin family protein; this encodes MLHRLFVIALLSLLTACMGVPPGAEPVTKVDAQRYLGKWYEIARLDHSFERGLEQVSANYSPREDGGIKVINRGYDPEKAKWQEAEGKAYFLKPADADGRYPGMLKVSFFGPFYGAYNILVLDPDYQHVLVSGPDTSYLWILSRTPQLPQKTLEPLLAKAKSLGFATDKLIYPRQPEKP
- a CDS encoding BON domain-containing protein — its product is MNTAFMKHLLMAVALTGMAASLPAMARPDDITENPQIEAFKKLDVNKDGVLSVKEAGKDSLFNTTHFAKADLNKSGTLDQQEYMDYKSAEQNKEVERIADDSVITASIKAAILKEEGFKGLQISVETHRGVVLLSGFVDAQAQVSTAERLASETTGVISVKNSLIVKR
- a CDS encoding BON domain-containing protein, with the protein product MDDLSAEFTMSDYIADSFTLSPPARMPDNIAKARELEPPVVLTQDEQIRNTVLQRLSADPYFKGFDIEVESKRCIVVLKGQLGSYDQIACAYRHAVTVEGVKAVYNGLVCNYH
- a CDS encoding BON domain-containing protein — encoded protein: MNLSSMLGDMMTTLRVKTSLLREAGLLGLTIGVATRHGVVYLSGKIASYGDIAEAMAIARGVAGVRSVQNGCQLRHA
- a CDS encoding BON domain-containing protein, producing the protein MKKIRTSHIATLALIAGVGFGSTAAFAFGTADTIDQTPLATEFRNLDTNSNDLLTPAEASKDKLFTKKHFKAADVDGDGTLDQKEYSEYKSKDQQKNAKRVINDSVITSKIKANILKDEGFKGLEISVETHNGVVQLSGFVENKAQIDRAKEIAAGTEGVKSVHNSLIVKG